A single window of Magnetococcus marinus MC-1 DNA harbors:
- a CDS encoding cyclic nucleotide-binding domain-containing protein, whose product MATLSLKLLEQIPFFWGFTAEQLTMLLNKEDDLFATFSPDQSLCREGENDGTLFVVLRGSAKVVSDAAPNTILAELEDGAVLGEMALLAQRPRNAHVIATSELTAFRINEATIRSLDTALQLKIVHELAHVLIKRHDETRDALIKQKQINATLVHALREAKLGD is encoded by the coding sequence ATGGCCACACTTTCCCTCAAACTGTTAGAGCAGATCCCCTTTTTTTGGGGGTTCACCGCCGAACAGTTGACTATGCTCCTAAATAAAGAGGACGACCTCTTTGCCACCTTTTCCCCGGACCAGTCACTCTGCCGCGAGGGGGAGAACGACGGCACCCTATTTGTGGTACTACGGGGCAGCGCCAAAGTGGTTAGTGACGCCGCCCCCAACACCATTTTGGCCGAACTGGAGGATGGTGCTGTGCTGGGAGAGATGGCTTTGTTGGCGCAACGGCCCCGCAACGCCCATGTGATCGCCACATCCGAACTAACCGCCTTTCGCATCAATGAAGCGACCATCCGTAGTCTGGATACGGCGTTGCAATTAAAGATTGTTCATGAATTGGCCCATGTTTTAATTAAGCGTCATGATGAAACCCGTGATGCCCTGATTAAACAGAAGCAGATCAACGCAACTTTGGTTCATGCCCTGCGCGAAGCCAAACTGGGCGATTGA
- a CDS encoding cupin domain-containing protein codes for MIQRFEWPNQAAMEQEMRQLGCYPITYHYAPNSYFAPHTHGVDKIVGVVAGCFLLRLQGQRVELGPMQGVRVPALVRHDAEVVGEETVISVDALAVAGDFLG; via the coding sequence ATGATTCAACGGTTTGAGTGGCCCAATCAGGCGGCTATGGAGCAAGAGATGCGGCAGCTTGGGTGCTACCCGATTACCTATCACTATGCGCCCAACAGTTACTTTGCTCCCCACACCCATGGGGTGGATAAAATTGTGGGGGTGGTGGCTGGCTGCTTTTTGCTGCGGCTGCAAGGCCAACGTGTGGAGCTTGGCCCCATGCAAGGGGTAAGGGTGCCCGCTCTGGTGCGGCATGATGCGGAGGTGGTGGGGGAGGAAACGGTGATAAGTGTCGATGCTCTGGCGGTTGCAGGAGATTTTTTGGGATAA
- the mnmA gene encoding tRNA 2-thiouridine(34) synthase MnmA, protein MTQPQRVAVAMSGGVDSSATAALLVEQGYEVIGLTMQLWDHSSPKVAGSRSCCALDDLYDARQVAQTLGIPYYVVNYEADFRQAVVDDFIQTYAAGQTPNPCVRCNQILKFDLLLKKALALGADFLATGHYAIRREDAQGVPQLWQGSDPAKDQSYFLFTTTMAQLAHVRFPLGEMDKQQTRQLAQRFGLHLSTKQESQDVCFVPDGDYSAFFAKQAPHLLTPGAIVDQQGHSLGQHKGLGCYTVGQRKGLGIAHPTPLYVLALDAPHNQVIVGPAEALYQQQLTLHHVNWLEPTPPTEPFASMAKIRYAAPPVEARVEPLPDGGAQIYFNQPQRAITPGQACVFYDGARVVGGGWIV, encoded by the coding sequence ATGACCCAACCCCAACGTGTCGCCGTTGCCATGTCCGGCGGTGTTGACTCCTCTGCCACCGCCGCCCTATTGGTGGAGCAGGGTTATGAAGTGATTGGGCTGACCATGCAGCTATGGGATCACAGCAGCCCCAAGGTGGCCGGTTCACGGAGCTGTTGCGCCCTGGATGATCTCTACGATGCCCGACAAGTCGCCCAGACCCTGGGCATACCATACTATGTGGTTAATTATGAAGCGGATTTTCGTCAAGCCGTGGTGGACGATTTTATCCAAACCTACGCCGCTGGCCAGACCCCCAATCCCTGTGTGCGCTGCAATCAGATCCTTAAATTTGATCTCTTGCTCAAAAAGGCGTTGGCGCTGGGCGCTGACTTTCTTGCTACGGGTCACTATGCCATTCGCCGCGAGGATGCTCAAGGCGTTCCCCAATTATGGCAGGGCAGCGACCCTGCCAAGGATCAATCCTATTTCCTGTTTACCACCACCATGGCCCAACTCGCCCATGTCCGTTTTCCGTTGGGGGAGATGGACAAACAGCAGACCCGCCAACTTGCCCAACGTTTTGGCCTACACCTCTCCACCAAACAGGAGTCGCAGGATGTCTGTTTTGTGCCCGATGGCGACTACAGCGCCTTTTTTGCCAAACAGGCTCCCCATCTCTTGACCCCTGGTGCCATCGTCGATCAACAAGGCCACTCCCTGGGGCAACACAAAGGCTTGGGCTGTTACACCGTGGGGCAGCGCAAAGGGTTGGGCATTGCCCACCCCACCCCCTTGTATGTGCTCGCCTTGGACGCGCCCCACAACCAGGTGATTGTGGGCCCCGCCGAGGCCCTCTATCAGCAGCAGTTAACCCTGCATCATGTCAACTGGTTAGAGCCCACCCCCCCCACCGAGCCCTTTGCCAGCATGGCTAAAATTCGCTATGCTGCACCACCGGTGGAAGCCCGTGTCGAGCCCCTGCCCGATGGCGGCGCCCAGATCTACTTTAACCAACCCCAACGGGCCATCACCCCAGGTCAGGCCTGCGTTTTTTATGACGGGGCACGGGTCGTGGGTGGCGGCTGGATTGTGTGA